The nucleotide sequence CATTCCGGCCCGCTACGTCTCGGGCTACGTGCCTGCCGAGGGCCAGATGCACGCGTGGGTCCAGGTGCTCCTACCCGACCCGGAGACCGGCCGCGAGCGCTGGATCGCCTTCGATCCGCTTCATGCCGCCCGCCCGACCGAGACTTACGTGACCGTGGCATACGGTCGCGACTTCAACGACATCACGCCGATCAGCGGGCGCTTCAACCACGTGCGCGACCTGGCACGCCATTCGCTGGACGTGCGCGTGACCGCGGAAGTGCTCGTCGGCTTCGATCCCAACCGCCTGGCCACCGCAGCCGCGGCGGGCGCGCAGGCGCAGCAGCAGTAGATTCGGCGCTACTTCTTCTTCGGGTCGGCGACCGGGAAGTTCTTGAACTCGATCACGGCGACGAGGCCGTCGGTGAAATAGGGGTCGCCCGAACTGTTGACGCCCTCGAAGCGGTGGCCGATGCCGGGAATCCTGTAGGTCCGCTCCACCAGGCCGGTCTGCACGAAGCTGGCGACGATCACCTCGCGCTCGCTGTCTATCTTCGGGTCGATCTGGTGCGAGGTGCGGTTGGTGCCGGCCTCCAGCTTGATGGCGATGTCCTTCGTGCCCGCGCCGACCCACACCGGGCGGCCGTGCCCGTCCCGGAAGGCGGTCTCCCAGGCGCGGAAGTGGTCCCGCACGGCGACGTGGTCGGTCGGGATCTGCCAGGACAGGTCCTGCGATCGCCCGAAGAGGTACAGCAGGCTCATCGGCGCGGTCGGGTACGGCTTGTGCCGCAGGGCCGCCGAAACCATCTTGAGCGAGGTCCAGGCGTTGATCGGGTCGGCGCCCAGCCACCCGGCCTTGCGCGCGGCTTCCCTGAACTGGGGCTCGGTGCAGACGAAGGCCAGGTTCGTGGGATCGGCCAGATCGCCGGCCTTGTCCTTGGTGAACTTGTCGAAGGGGAAGGCCTTGAGCACGCGTTCGTCGGCCGCGGGAACTTCCGGCGGTTTGGCCGGAGCGGCGGGGGCGTCGATCGGCTTGCCCGGCGCGAGGG is from Candidatus Tanganyikabacteria bacterium and encodes:
- a CDS encoding LssY C-terminal domain-containing protein, whose product is MHKFGLRIRSGLVALLLAGCGASPAAAPLAPGKPIDAPAAPAKPPEVPAADERVLKAFPFDKFTKDKAGDLADPTNLAFVCTEPQFREAARKAGWLGADPINAWTSLKMVSAALRHKPYPTAPMSLLYLFGRSQDLSWQIPTDHVAVRDHFRAWETAFRDGHGRPVWVGAGTKDIAIKLEAGTNRTSHQIDPKIDSEREVIVASFVQTGLVERTYRIPGIGHRFEGVNSSGDPYFTDGLVAVIEFKNFPVADPKKK